CAGGATACTgtgaaaacaaacagacaataGCCGAAATGTTAAGTAAGGTCACCACCAGGAAATACATagaaacaattcaaaacacATTCACGCTTTTACTGTTTCTACCGTACTATTAAAAAGTCGAATTGTAAGATAATGCTGTACGAATCATTTTAGCGGAGTTGAGGGGTATCACATTATGCTTGCTTTTATTGTTGTCGATATAGGGTGCTCCCTACCGTTGGTGACACAGAATGACTCACGGGTTAAGCTTCGATAAATTTCACTACAGATCGACGAAATTGGCATGAACAAAGTGAAACAAGTACACGCACGCACCACTGCGAAAACATGAGTGTGTATATTTACTTGATGAGATCGCCTAAAATGACGAcgtgtgttattgtacatgtgcatgtatacacTAATTCTCCACTTGTACATGGTAGCACACAACAActcaggcaggcaggcaaacaggcagaccgacagacagacagacaatggcAGGCATGCAAGCGCACGCACAACGAACGAAGAAATACAGACTACACTTGCACAAGTACACCGTCAGACACAGGCGCACGACACCgtataccatacatacatacatacatacatacatacatacatacatacatacatacatacatacatacatacatacatacataggagCTCGGGGTAAACACTGACGTTCGGTGACAGACGGACGAACTGAGTTTCAGGTTGTTTTCGGCATTAACAACTGATTTCTCATTTCTTGTTTAAAAATACGACTTTTGCTAGTGAAAGGCCAACATTAGACTCTTCGATTTCAATTTTAATCGCTGCAGGTGTCATAGCTATTACAATGACTTGGATATTGGAATATAAGGTAACACAGACTTGAATTAACGTCGCCACAATAGGTGAATTTGAAATAGGAGTCAagtctgacctttgacacgcGATGCTTCTATCTTTAACCGTTGTCTTTCTTTCTCCGCTCAATGTACCACTCTCAGCGGTGACTATTCTTGCTTTTTACATTTGAACCGTGACTAGATTTCACTGTTCATCGGCACTGTAAACGATACGTGTCGTTACCCGGATATTTACGTTATTATGTGTCGTTACGGTACCcagtaaacacaatacaatgtgtaaaaacattcaatttctcCGTAGACTCATATAGTACCTTCAATCGAGTAATTTGTAAACCAACAACAGACAACGTGTAGACTTCTATGGATAAAATTAATTTCCTGACAATATTCTAGAACCAAAGTCTATGGTCTTTTCTTGCCTCTTGGCAcgtttcaactttattttaggcTGGAATCAAAGAGACAAACTATCATGTGTCAACGCAAGGCAGCACTGCTCAACAACATCAAATAAACATTTCCCGCGAAAATAATGTGATAAAAATTGATGTTCTTCAGTAAATTTTTTGTACACGTCAACTTTATTTTAGGCTCAGATCAAAGatgaattcattattttgttaataAATGTCAGAATTTGCGGTAAGAATGACACACTTACcaaaatttcaatgaaaataacgTGGAGTTTTACAATATACTAAGTACCTAATGGCTGTACATTATACATCTTATAGGGCACTCGCAGTCAAGGATTTGGCCTGTCTGGTTTGCCGCTGAGTACATAGTTTCGacacgataaaaaaataaagcaCTGGCACAAAGTACTAGAGCTATTGTTTTGCCACGCAGACGACACAAATTCTCGGTACCacaaatagaatattactccctaggcgcatcataaaaataacgaacattcgatttcttggtcgaccCCATAACTTCCGCTTCAtgcgcttcacatgcattactatataGGCGGGCGTGAAAATTAGTGGACctgcttgttttattttgaccctTTAGCTAGCATGAagtgcaggtaccgagaattgagTCATATTGCAACGTCAATATTTTAAAGGCCAGAGATTCAATCCTAGGTATTCGTATCAGTTTACATAGGATCATGATCCATGATTCCTTTTGTTCTGGACTGAGTTTTTCTATAATAGCTCTCTACCAGACAAGagtttttcacaccaaaattTAAATCCTAATTCGAGCTTGGTCCttaatttgttgaattttggCAATTCCAGTAAAGAAACGTGAAATGGTGAGTCAGAactctttttgtgtgtgttttcgaaaaaaaaattaggaataAGGTGTGAAGATTCCAAACGTGTTAGACCTTGCTGAGTGAGCCTAGTCAAGTGTGTCCGTTTCTTTGTCAATGGagtaaatgttataaaatttaATGGAACTTTTTAGTACTTGGTACACAGCCGACGTTCTATTGAGTCAAACGGACAATTTAACTTCGTGTGAGATACTAACTATGTTCATAAAATAGAAAGTGGTCAATTAATGGACAGTTCTGTCACAGATTCGACTACTTAAAAGCGACAGTCTGCAATGTATAACGTCCCAACTTTGTCTTCTGTACGTGTCACGTCTACAGACTACAACTTTGAGATACAATGCACACTAAGGCGAGTGTAGAGGAAAATCTGTCTTGGCACAGTTAAGTGTGATATGGGTGgtcaaatactagtatatgtttaAGAGACTTGAAACCGTCACTGTTGAGTCGCTTCAAATTAATTGGTATCGACCCCCAAGGGAGAGGAGGGGTACTCCCATTGAGAgtaagttgttgttgttgttgttgttgttgttgttgttgttgtcttcaGCCTCTAGTCTACATATAATAGGAGTGCTCCCGGGTCATGACCTGTATAGCGTCCCCAACGTCTAAAATATCATTGTTTCGCCGAAAAAAGCCGCGATGTTTAGAACCTGGGCGGCAAGTGAAAATTTATTGAAGTACCCCACCTCACAAAGTATAGGGGAGGGGTCGGTGATTTTGGGTAAGGTCACCCTTTTTCAAGCAGGTACCGGTGTTTGGAGGAGGGTTActatttttttgtgtgcaaagacatttttgaaaatagatATTTCAGTGACAGAGGGGAGAGTAATTTTGTGCGAAGTCTTGGTGAGCGTCAATCGTTTTcacactttgacctttgactctTTAATTTTCAGTATTCAGTCCTTTAGTTTAGGTgctattgtattattattattattgttgttgttgttattgttgttgttagtttttttggtggtggtgggtgggtggttggggtggtggtggtggtggaggtgatgatgatgatgatgatgatgatggtgatactGATAACGATGTGTGTTTGTGAGTGTGTATTTTTGGGCTTTTAATAATGCgcattttcattgaaattaaaTCATCCCACTTCAATCGTAAATTACTCCATTGTACTCAATACCACACCAACAATACATAAGCGTCGTCACGTGATGGCCTTGAGTTTTGTCATAGATTGTATGAAAACGAGGCTAAACAGAAAAAAACTATTCCGACATATAGATggaaaatattactgtcaataattgtgtttgtaaacattaataaatttcatgttttcatcaTTGGTCAGTTAATACTCATTGTGCCCATTTAACACACctggtcaatcaatcaatcaatcaatcaatcaatcaatcaattaatcaattaatcagtcaatcaatctatcaaattCAATTACGAAATTAGTAAGAATATTCCGCTGAGGGCGCTCTTCATTAGcaggttgagggcgctcttcagtAGCTGGTTACATCGTTAGCGTTTATGTATCATACATTGCATTCTACGTAAATTTCATAGACATTCACATCTACATTACGTCATGTTGGTCCATGTGatgaatttatttcataatctccCCCCGTCCAGCCCAggagaaatgaaacaaaatcacTGAAAAAATTCAATCATTACAACATAAAAACTTAACCAAGTTCAatactgaaatattttgatatgacgTTCTTACAAACTAAATCTATCTGTAAAACAGTTCCTCTTTTCACTTTTAATTAGTTTTCACTGTATGCTGAATGACATGATGTGTCCATGATGACGTAGTAGCTGGGACCCTTGACGAAACTTAAACTATAACATGCACAGTACTAGTAAGATCACACAGGTGGGTAATATGTAACATTTAGTAGAGTTTGCGCATTAATATCGATTTCTCAATCGCAAATCAGAAAACAATTACATTTGGAAATGCAAAAATACCATAGCTTATTTTATAACTGTTTAAAACCCATGTCAAAACTGCAGAATGGcattctacacacacacacacacatacacacacacacatacacacacacacacacacacacacacacacacacacacacacacacaatgtaaacTTAAAACAATGACATTTTTAGAGCCGAAAATATTTCTAATATCGAAATGTTACTAATACAGAAAGAGAAAAAGGGGAAGCTAAATACTATTGcattattaaaatgtaatgcAAATGTAGAGCGAAACTTAACTACACGGATATATGTACGCCATATTTTATCAAGAAAAGAGGAGCAAGTTGTGGGGCTTATAAAGGCAATAACAGTCAAAAAACTTTCGTAAATACGAAAACTCTTGTGAAGTttcttcagaaaaaaaaacacaagtgtGTACAATTTGCAAAATCTACATTAAGATTGAAAATTCTCCAAAACCGTTGCGAAACTGTTGTATTGCTTTCTTGGTGCATGTCGTATTTTGAGCCGTGATTATGTCTATGGTGTGTGTGGtcatttttatataaatattttaaagcaTGCTTTCTGGCAGATGGCCTTTATTCTGTTTGAAAAGTGATAACACAGTACGACTTTATTCCTTCGAGGTAAACCACACCGTCGCAACGTTACTTCAGACACGCGTCTGCGTTGCAGCACCGGAACACGATATATTGGCTTGTGACAATGTTTTATTCAGATGGCGTAGAAACAGGTTCCGTTGTCACCTTATCGGCGCCTACCTCACCATCCTCTATGTCTGTCGAAATGTCTCTCTCTCGTACGTAATCATTTAATTTCATGATATCTTCCTGATATGACTGAACACTTGACGTATTACTAGCTTTTTGGTGACACTTTGGGCTTTTACCTATAGTATCTGGTATTTGTAACTTTCTAATATCGTCCGTCACCTCACCAAAATTAACAGAGAACGTGTCAGTTTCGTCCAAGTCGTTCGCAACAAAGCGATTTGCCTTTGTACTGAATCGCAGACACGGAGATCTTGTAGATTTAGCCGAACTTTGACTGATGTTACTTTTTATGGAGCACGTTTCGATATTTTCTTCAGAAATTTCCAATACTTCCAGTTCAATCCTTACGTGGGGTGTACTATTAATTGACTTTGAGGGCTCATCGCCAAGACTCTTACAATTGAAAAGTTCCACTTTCTTCGCAATGGGCGTCCGTTGTTGTGCTTTGGAGCTCAGTTCATATGTCTCACTAAGTGACATGGTTTTTCCTAGAGGGGTTTTGATCGTCACAGATTCTTGGATAGCACAGAATCCGATATTTCGTGGCCCAAAGTGTTTGATTTTGTGTTCTCCATTTCTTTGTGGGGATATCTCTTTCTCGGCGTCCACATCCTCTTGGCCTTCTTCTTTCGACGAAAAGCCGTCAAGAAAAACCGATTCGACGTCACATCCGCTGTCTGATTGTATGCTTTCCATGTGGATGAAATGTGACTGACAAGCTTTGGACGGTTTTGAACACGTGTCGCTGTTTGGAGAATCTGCCTCTTGGTGGATAATAACCTCCGTCTTATTTCCTGTTGAGGGCGAACCGGAAATCGTAGCTTCAACGTGCACGGTTAGCGCGCCATCACTTCTCAACGTTGGTAAATCCGCTTGTTTTTCCATACCTGATAGTTCTTTCTCTTCAGCTTGGTTGTAAATGAAGGCCGGATTTTCGTATGTTCTCGCTTTTTGTAACTCCGGTGAATTTAAATCACTTTTACCTCGCTTGCTATAGAGTCGACGTACAAGGCCGGGACTATTGTCTGAAGCTGACACCATTTGTTGAGCAATGCGATGAACTTGACTCCCTATGATACGAACATAATGAAAGAAAAAGTTAAGTGAGTACCGTTTTCTGTACCATTTAATCAGGAGACAAAGAATATCTGATGAAGTGTTTAGTGACACAATTtaaatcattatattatattatattatattacattatattatattatattatattatattatgttatatgttatgttatgttatgttatgttatattatgttaagttatgttatgttatgttatactatactatactatactatactatactatactatactatactatactatactatactatactatactttactatactttactatactgtactatactgtactatactatactatactatactttactatactttactatactatgctatactacactatactatactatatttatgttatgttgtatatgatgaaaatatagtTCGCTGAAAGAAGTGGAAAACATTGTTTGTTGTAATTGTCATTTGCTACTGTAGCAGTACGTAACTTTAAAGGTGAATACttcgatggtggtggtggtggtggtggtggtggtggtggtgatggtcgcgatgatgatgataatgatgatgatggcggtGATGGTGGTGGCGGCGACGGCGGTGATGGCCGGTGTTGATGGTGGGGATAGCGGGGTGGTGTGATGGTTGTGGGCGTGTGATAGTAGTGATGGTGGTAGTTGaaggtggtgatgatgattatggtggtggtggtggtggtggtggtggtggtggtggtgatgatgatgatgatgatgatgacgacgacgacgacgatgatgatcaCGAGGATGAAGAAGGGTAGGGGAAAATGTGCTAAAgagcatcgtcgtaaaccacaacctcttttacggcaccatcaaAGACGCACCGCCATATTTCGTTGATTCTACAGAAATATATGTGCTCTGGGTATACTGAAGAGAAAAGCTGTTCTTTTTTTCTATACATTCTTTGTCCTTATAAAACCATAGTGTCCTTACCTGTCATACCAAACGGCAATTCTTTCAATTTACAGCCACAAATACATATAACGTTGCAGAGTGTCTTGTTGTATCCTCGTCTATAATTGTTACAAATAGCAGCATAGATTATAGGATTCAACACAGCATTCAACAGAACGGCTCGTATGCCTGTCATTTTCAGTAACTCTTGGGGGCGCCCTACAGCGAGTTCGTACGTGATACCAACCTAACGAGGAGAGAGAAAACATTATTCAACGGGACTGAAACTACGGCGTGGAATGATTTGATTAATTGGGAACTACACATGCGTATTTCCAATGGTCCCCTACTTTCTTATCGTAACGGAAAAAACAGCCATCTGATTGGCCAAGAGTTATCCTCGGCATTCACTCGCCTCTTGAGGGCGGACTATGTTCTTAGTTCCCTTATAATGACGATGCTGCCGGCTGTTATTTATACTTACtattatttcaaacgtaattaTGTTTAAGGAAGACTGTACCGGAGGGACAAATTTCTTTGACAAACAAATTAGCTTGAATTGAAGTTTTTGATTACATGAAAGCATTTCCCTGGTCCTTTTaaagtaatgaaataaattcaggggtcatcatcatcatcatcatcatcatcatcatcatcatcatcatcatcatcatcatcatcatcatcatcgtcgtcgtcgtcgtcatcctCGTCATTATCATCATGTAAATTTGTTCCTTTTTGTTCATTTAATATGGGCGTTCACCGTCTTTTTTTACGTACCACATTATGATACCAGTTATCTTTTACGAAATGGCTGGTCTTTTATTTCCCATTGAGTCTACACATATtcgacggccatattggattctcaTATGACTAAATTTGTATGTAATTTTGACCTCTATCTTAAAATATCGTACGGTGACCCTATAATTTTCAACTTATTTCATGAACAAAGTAACTGTAAAAGTTTACACAGTTTATTTTCGAGGTACATTCTAATTTAAAATGTAGTCTGCATCAAAAATGAATGGCGTATTGtaaaatttctttttgttatttcaaagtACCAAGGAGTAAGCTTATATTAAGAGTTTGAATAATAATGGGTTTCAGGGAAAATTGTTCCCCGACTGGAGGCACATTTTCCTTGATTTATTCCAGCCACTAAAATAATTGTTGAACACCACGGAACATATGCCACATGACAGTCTCGTGTTATTTACCTATTGCAGGTACACTACTTTGAAGGAAATCAGGGTGGGTGATGATGATAATTTGTCAATTACGAAGTAACTTACAGATAGCTTAACTTATGCCTAAAAATACTAGTTCTTATCGCTTATattgttctctctctctctctctctctctctctctctctctctctctctctctctctctctctctctctctctctctctctctctctctgtctgtctctcagtctctgtctgtctgtctgtctgtctgtctgtctgtctgtctctctctctctctctctctctctctctctctctctctctctctctctctctctctctctctctctctctctctctctctctctctctctaatcaAATCTCACTGTTGCCGTTATCTGTCTATATGTAGAAATTCTGTAGTCAGTCTTTAAGTTAGTGTCTACAATACTTATCTAATTTTAGTTCAGCCACAGGTGTTACTATTTTATCGGTACCACATTAAGATATCAGTTATCTTTAGGTTTGACCTATTGAGAGATTTGCTGTTATGGATTTCCTGATAACTGAATTGTCtgtgaaagaaaacaacagTAACTAAAAAAATAGTGGAACTCCTGTAGAAATCCAACACTGTAACTGTTGCATTCACATTCCACAACTTTTTTTGTGTCTTTGAGTTTTATTGACACCACAAAGCTTCCGtcacatattttaaaaataaactctAAGTGGCCGCAGTAAGGATATGATGAATTATGTTGTGTTTCTGCAAAAATGTCTCTATTTGCATGGTATTTACAACCGGATTTCGCAATCACaagataataaaatatacaatcacaacataataaaatatacattttatatggtTCTTTACGACGTACTAAATCATGGTATAGTAGACTACTTTTCGTAAATCGCACGAGATCCCAGGTGAGTCATGTACAGTACAATCGAAAATGACCTAGTGATAATTTAATGAAGGGTCAAACTTGAAAAACAGTGAAATATTTACCAACTACATTTTCAAATACTCCCATAAACGTAAAATGCGCCTAGCAAACACTCTTTAAAACTGTCGATATTACTTTATACAGGAAAACTCATCAATGAAAAACAGGGATTATATACAAATTTCTTGAATAAAAGCAATAATATCGAAATAAGCCTTTACAAAATCTGCCAAGATGGCGCTCTAATTCCTGCccgtgtgtaccttgggggtatgcatggtataggttacttggttaatcatagagcactgctgctttcctcgatgtcttaacaatacgaaaaacatccctgatttacacttctacagaataccaatggacaacggtactatgaggtgatgatacccccaactTGAGCGAGGGCGTGCGTTGTATTCTCAGTTTCCTattttgcagtctggaatggcaaTTTTGGAATCCAATATAGCCGCTGAATACTATGTTAATTCTATGGTCTATAGGAAAACTAAGATTCTCGACTTCcttgaaaataacacattgaaccccaaatttctttcagTATTTCAAAAGGACAACATGCAAGCTTCCATATGGCAGTGTTTTGAGAGATTCTAAGCATTTTGATGTTCAGTAAATTTTAATACTACACATAAAACAGGAACGGAAATGAATATTACTCTAAACTTAGCACAGACATGAAAAAGTAAACCCTATTGTGGCTAAACATACTATCTTCGCTAAGAGTGATTTTCAAAAATCAAGGGGATAGACTGATTTACATGACAATCTCATCCTACAAGATACCATTTATAGAACTAGGAAGATTATGACCTTGAAGCAACAGTAGTTTAAGTTTTGtaccaaaatatacatataagtGTACGCCTTGGAAATATAAATCTGAAACCTCTGGTGAACATGCATTTTGTTCAAGAATATTCAAACCCATTGTTAATAGAAATCTAGCTAAAGATCTGAATTCATTGTACACATTATTTAAATAAACGCCAtactgatatcaaaataaaaaaaaaatccaaaatggccaccaaatgCTTTCACCGTGTTAACTCtatggaaaataaaagatttgttGTTTGCATTGATGATGAACcaaatttgttttaataattcACAAGGATCAGGAACAAATTACTCACATGGAAGAGTTTGAGAGAGAACCTTGTAAAAGGTCCCCAACGTGCAATTCACCTTGAGAACAGGTAAACTGATGCGCAGTTCGCAACCGATTTTCTATGTAATCCAATATATCAGCTCATTAGTTTGTTTACTAGTACACTGTAGTTACAACACCGTTTGATGTATGACCATGCAGCTGGAAAGTGAAGATCAGTGAAGTATTCACAAGTACGTTCTTCTTGTATCACATTTCAACGCCATAACAGAAGTAAATATTGACACTATGTTGTATTATGGTTTTTATTCGGCCTAGATGTGTACTGTTCAAGTGATCACTTTGATGCATCAGATACAGACgtaatattcaatataaataaAAGTACAAATACTATGAAGTCCTGAAAATTACTGctaattatgattttttttttctcttttacaaattttattcaaattttgtcaaaaataaagTATACAAACCACAAGACAAACACAAAAAGACAGGACAGAAGGGGAAGAAAAAaacggggggaggggggggggctttgcTCTGGAAAGGAAATTTAACATGTAATGTACACACCTCTCGAAATTACAATTTAACTTGTTCCATGCATGACTACTTTTGGAGATGCACTTCAATCTTGTCATTTGTACTGGCTATTTGTTTTCCGACGTTTTGAGCATATTTCACATTACAGCAAAAACGTTTAATATTGGGAATAATCTTCTGTAGCTTGCAATTGTAAAGAAATCGCTTTCTAAGAAGCAGTAAAAAAAAGTTCTATTCTTGAACATCCTGTACAATTACGTGTTGACGAGAAAGAATCTCATTCCCAATTACATTTTGGAAAGAAGTCCAAAATAGACGGGAAAATTGACATTGGTAAAAAGGATGATCTCTTGTTTCTAATTCCCTTTGGCAAAATGTACACCTAGGGTTATCAACGATAGAAGAAGTCATTCTGAACAGATCATAATTAGTCAAAATGCAATGGAGTAACTTAAATTGGAATTCCCTTAACTTAGTCTCAATTGTCGCTTTGAAGGAATAGAATAAAATGCTGAAAATTGCGAAAATTCCATGTCAAATTCTCTCATGTAATACAATGCTCCACAAGGCACTTGAAATTTTTGCTTTGCTGAAAATTTCCTTTACCACCTTGCGGCTGATATTTATAGCCTCTACACATTCTCCATTGATAAAGATTTTAGGTACACATTTGTAAGAAAAAACCTGAGCAACAATCGAACCAGTCCTTG
The sequence above is drawn from the Glandiceps talaboti chromosome 21, keGlaTala1.1, whole genome shotgun sequence genome and encodes:
- the LOC144451229 gene encoding uncharacterized protein LOC144451229 is translated as MRCDIYINISGLTTCSHLATDDKEHFPGNAFNNTTDGYSIEDLVTASILLSAGGIANFANFLTLATVFRFKSLSVPDVWIFSLALSDYLFATTTVAISVYDLLTIYSLTDWLCSIFAFTFVWFRLASTTTVTLMIVDRYLALRKPILYRTRFTIYSAKRIVMFIWIVGAIIAVIPFTNWSSFVQYHGFCIYDYSSNYATVVLAVCYLQFMIVLYTYIEFIFSMRKFIERRHDRRSTIFSDSRSHRHHTSIVLRGLRNARDRATNNCLRRESDAVVQAAVVNSVNVNKCTRMAKTVAVIVLLYYLTWSVVLVGITYELAVGRPQELLKMTGIRAVLLNAVLNPIIYAAICNNYRRGYNKTLCNVICICGCKLKELPFGMTGSQVHRIAQQMVSASDNSPGLVRRLYSKRGKSDLNSPELQKARTYENPAFIYNQAEEKELSGMEKQADLPTLRSDGALTVHVEATISGSPSTGNKTEVIIHQEADSPNSDTCSKPSKACQSHFIHMESIQSDSGCDVESVFLDGFSSKEEGQEDVDAEKEISPQRNGEHKIKHFGPRNIGFCAIQESVTIKTPLGKTMSLSETYELSSKAQQRTPIAKKVELFNCKSLGDEPSKSINSTPHVRIELEVLEISEENIETCSIKSNISQSSAKSTRSPCLRFSTKANRFVANDLDETDTFSVNFGEVTDDIRKLQIPDTIGKSPKCHQKASNTSSVQSYQEDIMKLNDYVRERDISTDIEDGEVGADKVTTEPVSTPSE